Part of the Meiothermus sp. CFH 77666 genome is shown below.
TTGAGCTCTTTGGCACCCGGAGCCACCCCTACACCGCCGAGCTGCACGAAGACCTCGAGTGGCGGGGCTTGGAGCTTGTTGAGTATGACGTGGAGGTGGATGTGGGGGCCCTCGAGCGGATGCTCGCCCTTACCCACGGCCAGCGCACCGTGCCCGTGCTGGTCGAGGGTGGGAAGGTCAAACAAATCGGCTGGCAGGGGCGTGGCTGCGTGGTGGGGCAGGGGCCGTCGTAGAATACATTCGCGCCTTGCAACCCCGATCAATACAACAGGCATGTGGCCAGTGGAAAGTGACAAGTGGCAGGGGTCGTCTACAAGCCACGAGCAGCTAGCATATGGTCAGTAGCCAGTGGCATTTAGTACATCGTCGTAGAGATGTCCGTACACCTCCGGGTTTCCGGGAGGGATTGACATAGAGCCCCCTCCCTACCACGTAGGGAGGGTGGGGGAGGGTATTGGGTGAGGCCCCCAACCACCAGGTTACGCAAAGTCGCTGCTCAGCAACCCCACCTAACCTCCCCCACACGGTAGGGGAGGAACGAAAAGGTTTCTGCTACGGCTTTTGCAAGAGCGTACTGCATAGTTCGTGCCGCAATGGACACTTTGTACGGGTATTTATACGACTGTGCATTCAGCCTTCCAACTCGGCAAAAAGGGGCGTCGAGAGATACTTCATTCCCGAGTCGCAGGCAATGGTTAGCACCCGCTTGCCAGGCCCCAGTTCGCGGGCTACTTGCAGGGCGGCCCAGATCATGCCACAGGCGCTCATCCCCACAAAAAGCCCTTCCTCACGGGCCAGCGGCTTGGCTAGCGGGAAGGCATCCTCTTCCAGAACCTGGATTACCCGATCCAGCATCTTCACGTCCAGGTTGGGCGGGATGAAGCCGGGCCCCATGCCCTGGAACTGGTGCGAGCCCATCTGGCCGCCCGAAAGCACGTTGCTGCGGCGCGGTTCGCAGGCGATGATCTGTATATTGGGCAGGCGTTCGCGCAGATACTTGCCTACCCCCATAATCGTTCCGCCAGTGCCCGAGCCGTACACAAAGGCATCCAGTCGGCCCTCCATCTGCTGGAAAATCTCGGGGCCGGTGGTTTCGTAGTGGGCCCTGGGGTTGGCGGGGTTATCGAACTGGTTGGGCATGAAGGCCCCCCGCTCGGCCACAATGCGATGGGCTTCCTCAATCGCGGCCAGCATCCGGCGGCTGGGGTCGGTGAGTATTAGCTCGGCCCCGTAAGCCCTGAGGATGCGTTTGCGCTCCTCCGACATCTGGGCCGGCATGGTCAGGATCAGCTTGTAGCCCCGGCTGGCCGCTACCATGGCCAGGCCGATGCCGGTATTGCCGCTGGTGGGCTCCACAATCAGTTGCCCTGAACCGGGCTTCAGAATGCCGCGCTCCTCGGCATCCTTGATCAGGTACCAGGCCGTGCGGTCTTTGATGGAGCCGCCGGGGTTGTCGCCCTCCAGCTTGACCCAGACCTCGGCCATGCCCGGTTCTACTACGCGCTTGAGCCGAACCACAGGGGTCTTGCCAATGACGTCTTCCACAAACATGGATATCAGCATAGGGCATGGACTCGGTTTCGTATCTCGAACGGTTTACGATTATTTAATCTGGATGCTTTATACTCGACTGTCTCGCGGAAACGCAGGTATGGTTTCTGTGAATGGAGAGGAGTCTGTATGACCGCAAGCAAAGGCCAGGTTGTGACCATTCGCTACACGCTGCACGTGGAAGATGAGCTCGTTGACCAGGGGGAGCTGGATTATCTGCACGGACACCGCAATATTGTGCAAGGGCTGGAAGAAGCGCTGGAAGGCAAGGCTGCTGGTGAACGGGTAGTGGTCTCGGTGGCTCCTGAAAAGGGCTATGGCCTCTACGACCCCGAAGGCGTGCAGGTCGTCGAGCGCGAGGCTTTCCCGGCGGATGCTGAGCTGGTGGAAGGGGCCATGTTTTATGCAGAGGATCCGCAAGGCAACCCCATGCCTTTCACGGTATTGAATGTGGACGGCAAAGAGGTGACCATAGACTTCAACCATGCCCTGGCGGGCGAGACCCTGAACTTCGACGTCACCCTGGTAGCCATCCGGCCCGCAACACCGGAGGAACTCGAGCACGGCCATGCCCACGGGGTGCATGGGCATCACCACTAAAAAAGGCAGGTAGCTCGCGGCAGGGGAGAGGGCTCCCCTGCTTTCGATTTTCTACCAGGTAGAGCCGTAGAGCCTCAACAATGGTGGAACGCCTGCTAGAATCGAGATATGCGGCAATTGGCTACCAGCCAGCCGGGTCGGCTCGAGGACGGGTTTGTGGTGGGCCTGTACCACAAGTCCAAGCGGAACTTCTGGAATCCGCAAGACCTCGAGTTCACCCAGGACCGCCACGACTGGGCCTCCCTGAGTGAAGCCCAACAAAAGGTGCTGCTGCATCTATCGGCGCTATTTGTGGGTGGCGAAGAGGCGGTTACGCTGGATCTGGCCCCCTATTTGCTCCATGTAAGCCAGCAGGGCCGCTATGACGATGCCCTCTTCGTGGCAACCTGGATCTTCGAGGAGGCCAAACATGCCGAGTTCTTTGATCGCTTTCACCGCGAGGTGGTGGGAGGCGCGCCCGAACTGGCGCTGTTTCACGTCGAGTCCTGGCAGCAAATCTTCTACCAGGCGCTGCCACAAGCCATGAACGCACTCCAGGCCGACCCCTCTCCAGCGGCAGAGGTTCGGGCGCTTAGCACCTACAACCTGATTGTGGAGGGGGTATTGGCCGAGACCGGCTATCGCGCTTATAAAGAGGTCCTGGAAAAGCAAAACCTGATGCCGGGTTTGCGCAGGGGACTGGGCCATGTACAGGCCGACGAGGGCCGTCACATTGCGTTTGGCCTGCACAACCTGAGCAAGCTACTGCACTATCATCCGCAAAGCAAAGAGGTGCTGGAAGATGTGCTGGCCGAGCTGATTCCGGCTGCGGTCGGCATCGTACACGAGGTTTTTGCTGCCCACCAGCCCATGCCCTTTGACATTTCCGAAGCGGATTTTGTGGACTACGCACTACGGCAGATTCAGCACCGTACCGAGGTTTTAGAGCGGCCTTTCAGCCCAGCCTGAATGGTGGTTTATCAAGAATAACCGCACTTATGGCCATGACCTTCTGCACGTAGCCCGCTAGTGCCGCTCTCTCGAGCGCATTGTGAAAAGCCACAAGCTGACAAAGCAATTCATCAGGACTCGTTCAACCTGTTGGTTGTAAAGCGGTCTGGATTGATTTCCTCCGGCTTAGCATGTGGGCTGCAATGAAGCCTGATAACAAGAACAATTCTGGTGATGGTTGATCGTGTCTTTGAGACATCCAAACCCGGTGATTCGGGTATTCACCGGAACCAATGTAAGAGCGATCCAGGGCCGATTCAAGCAGAGAGTCCTTGCAAAACCGGCTGGCCTTTGGGCAGTTTGAAAGCCAGGTATTCGTCCTGTGTGCGGAACAGAACCAGCAGGTGTTGGGGGGTCTGCAAACGCATGAACAAGGGGAGGGCATAGCGGGCCTCACCCCGTTCAATGCGAATGTTGCCCAGCGTGTAGGCCATGAAGTAGTCCTGGTCGCTTTGCATCAGGTTGGCGGTGTAGAAAAGGGTCAGGTCGGCCTGTTCTTTATCCGCTCGAGCCAGGGCTTCCCAGACCAGTTCCTGAGCCTGGTGGGTGGTCAGGTATTCGCCCTGTACCCGGCCCAGGCGGCCATAAAAGGCAGCGGGAAACTGCTTGAACTCGTAGTAGAACCCTTCTGAGCTGTGCCACCAGCGAACAAGTTCGTTTTCGCCGGGGTTGCCCTGGGCGTTCTCGAGGGCCAACTCACGGGCCAGCGCAAAGGGCTTCAGGTCGGGCAACTCACCGGTTTCCAGCCCTTCCAGGAGCAGTCGCTGGGGGTCTATCTCGATTCCCATCATGGTTCACCTGGGTGAAACTCCCCGGTACGAGTGATGAGCGGAGGTGAGTTTAGGGCGGGTTTATCCCCTATATGCAGCGCGGCGATGCCCCCGGTGAAAAGCTGATAGTGGGTGCTGAAGCCTGCCTGAGCCATCATATACGCAAGGGTTGGAGGGTCTGGGAAACGTTCTACCGATTCAGGCAGATAGCGGTAGGCCGAAGCGCTGCCGGAAACCAACCCACCAATCAGCGGCAGAATTCGGGTGAAATAGAAGCGGTATAGCACACCCAGCCCACTCTTGGGTGGTGGTGGAAACTCCAGAATGCAGAGCCTTCCGCCGGGCGCTATTACCCGATACAGCTCGGCCAGTGCCTTGGGGTAGTCAGCAAAGTTGCGGAAGCCGAACGCAATGGTCACGGCATCGAAGTGCTGGTCGGGGAAGGACAGCTTGAGGGCATCGGCCTCCACGAAAGGAATCGAAAGACCAGCTTTCTGGGCTTTTTGCCTGGCTAGCTCGAGCATGGGGGGCGCAAAATCGCCGCCAATCACCTGGGCTTCTGGAGCCACTTTCTTGAGCAGCAGGGCAATATCACCGGTACCGGTGGCCAGGTCGAGGATGCGCTCCGGGTTTTTCTCCAGGGCGGCCTTGACTGCGGCTACACGCCAAACTTGATCCACCCCTGCCGAAAGAACCCGGTTGAGCAGGTCGTAGCGCGGCGCAATCTCTGAGAACATTTTTCGAATGGCCTGGGCTTTGGCCTCGGTAGCGTCTTGCACTCGAAGAGTTTAGCACTTGGGAGGCTTACTGGATTGGAGTAGACAGCAGGGTTGGGCGGTCTGGCTCTGACCCGAATTTTTGCAAGCGATGATGGGCATTGCCTGCCAGCGAACTACTACTCAAACGGGGCTTGCGGTGTAGAATCCGCTCTGAGGAACTTATGAGCCGGTATTGGTTTTTGATCGTAGGGGGCCTGGTCTTATTGACCATGATCCTGGCCCCCTGGGCTGTTCCGCTGCGGGAGTTCGATGGCACGGGCTACCTGCTCAATCCGCTGGGGGTGATCAATCCCAAGGGCCTGACCGTGCCGGAAGGTCTGACCTTCAACTGGTTAGGCGCAGCTTTTGGTTTGTGGATCCTGCTGGTGCTGGCGGCCAGTGTGGCGCTGTTTGTGCCCAGTGCTGAAACCAGAGCTCGAGCGCTGTATATCTTGGGTGGCGTTGGTATCGCCGTTTTTGCTATCGAGGCGGTTCTGTTTTACCAGGCCATCAACGCTGTAAACGATGCGGCGGTGGCTGCCGGGGCACGGCGCCCACCCCTGCGCCGATTTGCGCTGTCGCTAGGCATCTATGCTGGATTTTTCTATTCTCTGGGGCTACTATTACTGGCCCGAATGCAACTACCGGGCGGCCTGGCCTTTCTGGTGCGCTTTCGGGGCGTGGTGATGCCAATCGTTTCGCTGTTGCTGGCGGTGGTGCTGGGAGCGGTGGTAGTGGCCATTCTGCGGCCTGGTCTGGGTACGCAGGGGGTCGAAGGACTGGGGCTGCGTGAGCTGATTGCTGGAAAACTGGATCTGGTGACCTATACCTTCCAGATTTTGTTCAGCCCCATCCTTAGCCTTACCGGCATCTTTACCAGCCTGGGCTTTGCCACCCCCCTTATTTTCACGGGCCTGGCGGTAGCCTTTGGGTTCCGTGCGGGGATGTTTAATATCGGTGCGCCCGGCCAGCTAACGATGGGTGCGATTTTTGCCATGTTGGTGGGTGTGTACCTGCCGCTGCCGGGCTGGTTGCTGCTACCTGCGGCCATCATGGCGGCTGCCCTGGGAGGAGCTTTGTGGGGCGGTATCGTGGGCTGGCTCAAGGCCCGCTTTGGGGCCAACGAGGTCATCAACACCATCATGATGAACTATATCGCGGCCTCGGTGCTGCTGTTTATGATTGCCGACAACAAGTACCGCTTTTTTGGACAAACCGTGCACCTGCCTTTCAAAGCCGAGGGTTTCGAGGGGCGCAGTGAGGAAATGCAAGAAGGGGCCCGCATTCCCCTGATGATTCACATTCTGGCGCCGGATAGCAGCTTTTCCTGGGCTTTGCCGCTGGCGGTGCTGGCGGCCCTGGGGGTTTACTACGGCCTGAGGCGATTGGAGCTGGGTAGGCGTTTGCTGTATTCGCTGGGGGCGATGGTGCTGGGGTTTGTGGTAGGAGGGTTTTTGCCCGGTTTCCCGGTGACCATCAGCTCGGCGCTGGCCTCGCAGTTGCTGAATGGCTCCTTTCTGATCGCCGTTTTGGCCCTGTTGTTCTACAACTTCTACCTGTTCCGCACCTCTGCAGGCTACGAGCTGCGGGCCACCGGCCTGGCGCCCAAAGCCGCCGAGTATGCGGGGGTCAACCTCCGGCGCAAGATGGTGCTGGCTATGGTGATTTCGGGGGCGCTGGCCGGGCTGGCGGCGACCCACTATGTGCTGGGTGCGGGCATGGACGGCACCTATCGGCTCAAGACCGCCATTCCCTCGAGTGTGGGCTTTGACGGCATTGCGGTAGCCCTGATGGGCCAGAACATGCCGCTGGGTATTTTTCTCTCGGCCACCCTGTTTGGTGTGCTGCTGGCGGGGGGCGTCTCGCTGAATGCTCAGCTCGGCATCAGCAACCAGATCATCCAGGTCTTGCAGGCCCTGATTATCTTCTTTATCGCCGTGGGGGGGTTGCTGCCCCGCTACTTTACCGACCCTCTGCGGGCGGCCCAGGTCGAAACCGAGGCCAGAGCCGAGCAGGAGGCCAGGCAAGCCAAATCCGCACCGGTGGGGGGGGACTAACCAATGGAAATCGTCATTGCGCTCTTCTTTTCGACCCTGCGGCAGGCTGCGCCGCTCTTATTAACCTCGCTGGGCGGGTTGTTCTCCGAGCGTAGCGGGGTGGTGAATATCGCCCTCGAGGGCATGATTCTGTTTGGTGCGGCTGCGGCGGCCATCACGGTCAACCGCATCGAGGTGGCTACCGGGGGCCTCGAGGCCTTCTGGATTCCCTGGGTGGGTTTGCTGGCCGGGGCTGCGGTGGGCGGCCTGGTGGGTCTGGTTCACGCCATTGCCTCCATCAAGTACCGCGCCGACCAGATTGTCTCGGGCACCGCCATCAATATTGCGGCCCTGGGGGCACCCTCGATTGTTTTGCAGGTGCTCTACAACAACACCTCCACCTCCCAGGAAGTACAGAACCGCCTGCCCAATGTAGATCTGGGGCCTAGCAGCGTTTCCATCCTGGTGATTTTCGCCTTTTTGCTGGTGCCGGTGGTCTGGTGGGTGTTGTTCAAAACCCCCTGGGGCCTGCGGTTGCGGGCGGTGGGCGAGCACCCCGAAGCGGCCGAGACCATGGGTGTGAACGTGATTCGGATGCGCTACACGGCGGTAATTCTGTCGGGGGTGCTGGCCGGAATTGCCGGTGCGTACCTCTCGATTGGGTTCCTCAACCAGTTTATCCGGGCCATGAGCGCGGGGGCCGGTTTTATTGCCCTGGCGGCCCTCATCTTTGGCAAGTGGCATCCGTTTGGCGTGCTGGGGGCCACCTTGTTGTTTGGCTTTGCCCAGGCGCTGGCCATTCAGCTTCAGGGCGGGGATATTTTGCCGGCTACCATCGTGCAGGCCCTGCCCTTTATCCTGACCATGCTGGTGCTGGCAGGCTTTATCGGGCGGAGCCGTCCGCCGGCGGCGGTGGGCAAGCCATACGACAAATAGGGCAGAGGGCTCAGGGTACCGGGATCAGGGGTAATGCGCGGCTCTATGGTTCAAAGGCCCGGGTGGGCACCAGTTGCACATACGCTACGGCCCGGGCTACCGTGGAGAAACCCAGCAAAAGCAGGTACATGACGATCTGGAAGGGTACCCAGGTGGACAGGGTCGAGACCAGCACAAGCGACTCGAGGATGGCAATTAGCAAGAGATGGTTCAAAAGCCCTCCCTGTTGCATCAAATCCCAGCCTTTGCGAATGGCTTTGGGCCAGGTCTGGTCGTCGTCTACCATGATCTGGAAGGTGTAAAACCACAGCAGGTTAATGGCGGCCAGACCCAAATAACCCAGCAAAGAGGCCAGCAGGGGGTTCGGCACCGCAACCGGAAGACCTACCACAAACGCCGCCAGGGCGCTAGCCACAAACACGATGCCGGCCACGATGTTGTGCCCGGTGGTGTTGCCCCAGAGGGCCTGGGGGTTCCAGTGGCCAGTGCGGGCATAGCGCATTAGCACGGTGTAGACGCCTACCTGCATGGGCCCCGCCATCAGGCCCAGGGTAAAAACGCTGATCAGCAGGGCTTGCACCAGCAACCAAACAATGCCAATGGGGTGCTGGGCTAAAAGCCCAAAGCTACGGGTGAGGACTTGTCCGATGTTAAGCACCCCGCACCCCCAGCAACTTGGTTAGCGAAAAGCAGTGTTTGCCTGTTTCAAAGGGCATTATCGCCCCAAGTGTAGCAGAGCGGGAGGGTTAAATAGCTCTATTATTGACAGTATATATATATTTGAAATAATATATATATGTAAAAAAACTTATAAGGTGAATAATATGTCAAAAGCAATGCACCTAAGTCGTAATGATTTCATCAACTACCTCTCTGGCTGGAATGAGCAGGGACAGCTAACCTTGGCCTTGCTGGACTTGGACAACTTCAAGACCCTGAATGACACCCACGGCCACGAGGTGGGAGATCGGGTTTTAGAGCGGGTGACCAGAACCCTCGAGGGCAGCTTGTCGGAAGGCGCCTATGTTTCGCGCCTGGGGGGCGACGAGTTTGCGGTGGCGTTTCCGGGGGCCAGCCCCGAAGAAGTCCTGATCCAGATGGAGGAAATTCGCCAGCACCTCGCCAAAAAGCACCCGGTTGGTGAAGGTTTGGCTTTGTCTATCCCCATCTGCGTTGGCATCGCCAGCTTTCCGCCCCATGTCTCCGACCCCAAAGACCTGATCAAAGCCGCTGACGAAGCGTTGCATCGGGCCAAGCGAGAGGGAAAAGGCCGGGTGGCCATTTATGTAGAAGACAAGATGGTCTTGAAATCCAACTACTACTCCAAGGCGCAACTGGCCCGGCTGGCTGCGCTCTCCGAGCGCCTGGGCCGTACCGAAGCGGCCTTGCTGCGCGAGGCTTTAGGCGACCTGCTGGATAAGTACCGGGACGAGTTATAGAGCGGCCTCCTACGAATATCCGGTAAGGTGGTTTTCGCAGTGCTGGATACATTACGACGCATCAGTGAAGCGGCTTGTGCCGCCGTGCAACGCACGTACTCAGCGTGCGTCGCAATGGTGGGAGCGCAATAAGAACCCCCTAACCTCGGTGCACTATGTGCTTGGTACGCACCGGCAGCGCCCGCAGGGCACTCTTGAGAAAATCGGGTTTGAGATTGATTTGGGGTAGCTCGTGCAGGGGTATCCAACGGAACCACAGGTCTTGTTCCCCCTCGTGCCCGAGTAGGGGATCTGGGGTGGGATGAAGTGGAAGATCCACAACAAAGTACAAACCTACTTCATGGGAATTGCAGCCGCTTAGCTCAAAGAAATTTTCCACCACCCAGAGCATCCGACCCACTCGAGCCTTAACCCCGAGCTCTTCGAATATCTCCCGAGCCATCGCTACTCGAGCTTCTTCGCCCAGTTCCACCCGCCCACCCGGCAAGTACCAGAAATCACCTTGCGGTTCGTGGCACAGCAATACCTGCTGATGCTTCATGACCACCCCGCCCACCCGAAGGTTGAAGCGGGTGGCTGGGTGCTTCGTATCCATCACCCTTTCAGCCTACAACCTGGATTCTTTTTCATCTATCAATAGTGCCAGTGAACCCCATGAGCACGAGCGTATCTCACTCCCGACGCAGTTCACTCTTGTGTACCGTAACCCAACTGCCTTCCTCGGTAATCAGATCCACGGTTCCGGCCAGGGGGTTGAGCTTGGCAACCTTGCCGCAGGTGCCCTGGATGCTGCAGGCCTTGGAATTTTTGCGGGGCAGGTCGGCCAGAAGCTCCTGGTAGTGGTCGTGTTCATACTGTAAACAACAGAGCAGGCGTCCGCAGGGCCCCGAGATTTTTTCCGGTGAAAGCGGAAGCTGCTGGTCGCGGGCCATCTTGATGGAGACCTGGGCGAAGTCCTGGAGCCAGCTCGAGCAGCACGACTCCATCCCGCAGGCCCCCAGGGTGCCCAGGTAGGCGGTCTGGTCGCGGGGGCCCAGGGCAATGAACTCCACTCGAGCCCCCGCCAGTTTGTTCAGCTCGTTGACCCAGCGCCTGAGGTCTATGCGCTCCTCGGCGGCGTAATGCACCGAGATATGATTGCCATCCAGGGTGAACTGGCAGCCCAGCACCTTGGCCCGGATGCCCTCCCGGCGCAGGCGGGCCTTGAGCCACCACTGCACCTCTTCGCCCCGGTTTTTGAGCCTGGCGTGTTTATCCAGGTCTTCCGGGGTGGCAACGCGCACCACTTCCCCCACAGCGTTGCCCAGGTGGGGTTCGGTACGAACCTTGGCCAGCTCCAGCCCCCGTGGGGTTCGCACCACCACCCAGCTACCGACCGGAGGGGCCAGGTCGCTGAACTTGTAGTCGTAAATTTTAGGGCCATGCGCAAATCGCACGCCAACACATTCCATGAAAACCTCCCAAAAAGGGCCTGCTGCCTGGGGCCCGTGAGTCGTTATACGACGGATTGCAAAGCGCTTACAATCCAAGCCTAGCCTAAAGCAGAATAACTCCGGAAATCTAGAGCCGGGCCAGCTTGAGGGCCAGCCAGGTCTGCACCAGGTCTTCGCTTACATAAGCAGAAAGGGCGTCCTGGGCGCGGCTGAGGGCCTCGAGGGCAGCCTGATAGGCCGGGCTTTCGGCGGGGAAGACCTCGCCTAGCCGTCGCCCCAGGTAGGGGAGGGCATCCTCGTTTTCCAGCAGCAACTTGAGGGCTTCCAGGGTCTGGGCTGGCCCGGCCCGCAGGGCTTCCAGCACCCCTTGTGTGCGTCCGGTCAGCCTGGCAAACTCGGCGGGGTTCGCCAGGGCCCAGCGCACTTTGCCGGGAGACCCCTGGGCAAAAGCCAGCACCTCGGGGTCGGTGGTCAGGGTGCGCAGCAGGGCCTCCGGCAAAGGCGCAAAACTCACCTCGAGGCTGCGGCTGACCAGGGTGGGCAGCACCAGCTCGCGGCTGGGGGCTACCAGAATCAGCCGGGCAAAAGCCGGGGGTTCTTCCAGCAGCTTGAGCAGGGCATTGGCTGCGGGCTCCCCCAGCCAGTGCGCCCCATCAATGACCGCGACCTTGGCCTTGAAGCGGGGGTAGGTAGCGATCCAGTCCAGCAGGCTCGTCTCCTCGCTGCCCTCGCGGGGCGCGATTTGCTCGAGGCGTATCTGTAGAGCACGGGCCTTTCTGCCGGTTTTGGTCTCGCTCTGGGGGGCAATTTCCAGATAGTCGGCGGGGGGCTCAAGGCGGCAGGAAGCACAGCGGCCACAGGGCGGAAACCCTTGCTCGCAGTTGAGCCCGGCTGCAAACCACCGCGCCACCGTCCGGCGCCCCACCCCTTCCGGGCCGGTAAAGAGCAAGGTCTGCGCCCGCAGCTTGGGCAACAACTCGAGGATTCTTTGATGTCCGAGGATTTGCATGGCTGTTCGTCAGAGCTAAAAAAATACAGTATTGGTATGCAGTGAACCGACCAGACCATCATCTTGCGGCTGCTTTCAACTGGCCTTGTTGCGGTAAAGTTTCCGAGGCTCACTACTTTCCAAGCACCAGCCGCTCGTAGAGCCACATGGGGAACTGCTCGTGGTGCAGGCGGGAGAGTACGTGCTCGAGGTTGTACTTGGCGCGGAAAAACTCCACCGAGTCTTCTTCCGAGTCCCAGATTGCATAAGCGGCTCCAACCACGCCGTCCCTGGGCTGGCCGGTGGAGCCGGGGTTGATGATGGCCCTGGCCTTGGGCGCCACGATGAGTTCGCCGCCATTGGCGTAGCGCTGGTAGCGTACCCAGCGCCCCTGGGGGGTGCTGACATCGGCGGTGGTGGCCTGGCCGCGCACGGTGGTGCTTTCCAGGCTCAGGTAGCTGCCGGCCAGGTGGGTGTGCCCGTGGAAAATCCAGCGATGACTCACCCGGTTGAACACCTCCCGGGCCTGCTCGACCTCTTCCAGGTAGGCCAGCGGATCCAGCGGACTGCCGTGTACCAGCAGCGCACCCTCCACTTCGGCGATCCAGGGCAGCCTGGACAGATACTCGCGGTTCTCGGGGCTGATGCGCTCGGCCTGCCAGGACAGAATTTCCAGCACCGGCCCTTCAATCTGCATGGACTTGATCTCCAGCAGCCAGATGTCGTGATTGCCCATCACGCCCCTGGCATTGACCGAACGCAACCAGTCCAGCAC
Proteins encoded:
- a CDS encoding metallophosphoesterase family protein, with translation MRYLIVSDIHGNWPALEAVLKEARGYDQVLFLGDAVGYYPDVNRVLDWLRSVNARGVMGNHDIWLLEIKSMQIEGPVLEILSWQAERISPENREYLSRLPWIAEVEGALLVHGSPLDPLAYLEEVEQAREVFNRVSHRWIFHGHTHLAGSYLSLESTTVRGQATTADVSTPQGRWVRYQRYANGGELIVAPKARAIINPGSTGQPRDGVVGAAYAIWDSEEDSVEFFRAKYNLEHVLSRLHHEQFPMWLYERLVLGK